tcaaagaccaccacccaaccaatcacaagcTCCTCAACTCACATATGCAACCACCCCCTCCAACCAAGACGAAACACTCCGGACCATCatccaaggccaaaaggaactACAAAATACACTTGCTTCCGGCCTTACCGGCCTCACCTCTACACTACAAGCCCTTCTTGCACGAATGGATACACCATCAAATTCCACTCTTCAACCCCCAATCCAAAGCGTCATTCCCTCTCAACCTCAATCCAATCCAAAGGggggcatcaatgccatcacccttagatccggaacacaattaaaggagaagggAACACAAGACTCAAATCCTATCACAATCACCCAAGAGGAGGAGAGAATAGATATGGAAGAGGTAGAGGAAGAGGAAACACCACAAGCTATAATCGAGGATGAAGCTCAACCAACAAAGGAGACCCCCAAGGCCAAgagaaccttggaagaagaaattgCTCAACCGCTCCCATTCCCATCACTTGCAAAGAAAGCTAGAAAGCGCATAGAACTcgaccccaaaatggtagaaatgttcaagaaagttgaggtaaccatcCCCCTCTTTGATGATATCCATCAAGTTCCTAGATATGCAAAATTCCTCAAAGATCTATGCATGAACAAGGATAGAATGCTTGAATTGGAAACCATCCCATTGGGGAGTTCTATTTCCGCTTTAATGGGAGCATTGCCCGAGAAGTGTGATGATCCGGGCCCGTGTATGGTCACTTGCACCGTCAATGGAGTTCAATTTATAGATTGTATGTGTGACCTCGGAGCATGTGTTAGCATCATGCCACTCTCCGTCTACTGGGTATTGAAGTTGCCACCACTAAAAAGGTCGACGGCAAGATTTGTCCTAGCggataaaagcataataaccGTGACGGGTGTTGCGGAAGACGTATTGGTGAATATCAAAGGGTTGGTGTTTCCAATTGACTTCTATGTCCTTGAAATGCCATCAAGTGAAACCGAGAGAGCATCATCtatcctacttggaagaccattcttgagaacttctagatttaagctagatgcctactcgggaacctactcatttgaaatagatgggAGAGTCGTAAGTTTCAGCCTAGaggaagcaatgaagcatccgCCAGAGAATCACTCTCTATTCCGGTGTGACCCAATTGACAACATAGTTGCCGAAGTGCACCTTGCAAAGTTAGATGAGAAGTACAtgattgaagaagcaaatgaagatccaagcaaattaaacacCACACACCATACAAACCGTCCGGAAACTCAAACTTCAAGGAATGAAAAGAAGATGGAattgaagccactaccacccaatTTGAGATACTCATATTTTGATGAAGCCCAAGAACTCCCTGTGATAATTGCAAAAGAGCTaacccctcaacaaaaagacAAATTGCTAAATGTATTGAGGAAAAACAAAGGGCAATCGGGTGGACTTTGGCGGACCTAGTGGAAATAAGCCCCCAAGTATGCGAGCATCGCATATTTCTTGAAGAAGGAGCAAAACCGGTccgacaacctcaaaggagactTAATCCAACTATTcttgaggttgtgaagaaagaagTCACTAAGCTACTTGAAGCGGACATCATCTATCCCATCTCGGATAGCGAGTGGGTAAGCCCGGTCCAAGTGGTGCCAAAGAAATCCGGGGTGACtacaatcaaaaatgaaagcgATGAAATTATAGCAACAAGAGTGCAAAATTCTTGGAGAGTATGCATAGATTACCGAAGGTTGAATGcggccacaagaaaagatcacttcccactaccgtttattgatcaaatgcttgatcgactagccggtaaatcatattattgctttcttgatgGTTATTCCGGATACTTCCAAATTCACATTGCTCTAGAGGACTaagaaaaaatcacatttacttgcccctttggaacgtacgcttacaagcgtatgccatttggcctttgcaatgcaccggcaacgtttcaaagatgcatgatgagttTATTTGCGGACTTTCTAGAACAatgtatggaagttttcatggacgaCGACTTTAGCAAGGTAGCCTTACCTCTCTCTCGACTACTACAAAAGGACACTGAATTTGAGCTGAGCAAAGAATGTATGGAAGCATATGACAAGCCTAAAGTGGCATTGACACAAGCCCCTATTGTGCGAGGACCGAATTGGActcaaccatttgaaatcatgtgcgatgcctcAAATTATGCGATAGGAGCCGCGCTAGCACAACACGAAGGTAAGATTCCCTACGTCATAGCTTATgcttccaaaacactagacggtgcccaatccaactacactacaaccgaaaaggaactcctagccattgtttttgctttggacaagttccgagcctatcttcttggttccaaggttgTAGTGTACTCGGATCATGCGGCACTAAAGTACTTGTTGACCAAAAAGGAATCAAAACTGAGATTAATTCGTTGGGTGCTtttgttacaagaatttgacttggagatcaaagataggagtggttcccaaAATTTAGTGGCGGACCATTTAAGTcgcctcgaacacacaaaaggcgacaccactcctatcaatgactcTTTTCCTCTAGATGGTTTGCACGCAATCTCggaagtagttccttggtattCCCCAATAGCAAACTACTTGGTTTCACGCATCTTCCCTCCCAATCTTAGCAAACATCAAAAGGATAAANNNNNNNNNNNNNNNNNNNNNNNNNNNNNNNNNNNNNNNNNNNNNNNNNNNNNNNNNNNNNNNNNNNNNNNNNNNNNNNNNNNNNNNNNNNNNNNNNNNNNNNNNNNNNNNNNNNNNNNNNNNNNNNNNNNNNNNNNNNNNNNNNNNNNNNNNNNNNNNNNNNNNNNNCGAAGGAGGTGGCCACTATGGCCCCCAAAGAACGGCAAGAAAGGTCCTTGATtgcggattttggtggccaacaCTTCTCAAAGATTCTTCTCTCTATTGCAAATCTTGTCCCCAATGCATTCGGTTTGGAAATACTTCTAAGAAGGACGAAATCCCCcaacaaaatatgcttttttgtgaaatctttgacgtatggggaatcgacttcatggggccatttccaaattccaatggctttctctacatcttgttagccgtcgattatgtgttgaaatgggtggaggcaatcccCACCCGAACGGATGACGCTCATGTTGTTTATTCTTTTGTGAGGAACAATATCATTTGTCGCTTTGGCTCCCCAAGAGCAATCATAAGTGACCAAGGATCccacttttgcaacaaaaaaatGGACGGCCTCATGAGAAGGTATGGCATCATACACAAAGTCGCCACGACTTACCACCCTCAGACAAATGGCCAAGCCGA
The Arachis duranensis cultivar V14167 chromosome 5, aradu.V14167.gnm2.J7QH, whole genome shotgun sequence genome window above contains:
- the LOC107488721 gene encoding uncharacterized protein LOC107488721 translates to MDAPRRVTIKEAGAPDYVLQPLHVTHPNLNANFELKTALINLLPKFHGLPAQDPIRHLKDFHRICSTTRREGSDEVAIWLFAFPFSLEDKAKEWFYTLSSEVTSDWDLLRRGFLDKFLPPEKMDRLRKEMSCIVQGETEPLYEYWERFHKLLDACPNHMLDTQVLLGYICQGMREQDRTLLDTSSNGSLSKYKTAEEAWQLIIDLAESNQHMRRRVNRPRTVNEVSTSSETTALTQSLSEMTSILRQLQLNQQQPQQPQSYQQQPPPPQQHNQQLVPQKEKGTQDSNPITITQEEERIDMEEVEEEETPQAIIEDEAQPTKETPKAKRTLEEEIAQPLPFPSLAKKARKRIELDPKMVEMFKKVEVTIPLFDDIHQVPRYAKFLKDLCMNKDRMLELETIPLGSSISALMGALPEKCDDPGPCMVTCTVNGVQFIDCMCDLGACVSIMPLSVYWVLKLPPLKRSTARFVLADKSIITVTGVAEDVLVNIKGLVFPIDFYVLEMPSNGRVVSFSLEEAMKHPPENHSLFRCDPIDNIVAEVHLAKLDEKYMIEEANEDPSKLNTTHHTNRPETQTSRNEKKMELKPLPPNLRYSYFDEAQELPVIIAKELTPQQKDKLLNVLRKNKGQSGGLWRT